A stretch of Geomonas oryzisoli DNA encodes these proteins:
- a CDS encoding molecular chaperone DnaJ, which produces MTAHYQQRSSGETELEQKRAELASLRARHAEAAAVLNQLREEIAGFERNYQQTLGRRMAELERLEHEIARLTGAYVPDGDDGAEDEPAGRSHKEDRSDGQTYRSGTTFRGEGQARGRVWKSDPQDIKALYREVAKAIHPDLAGEGAGSLRHELMLKANKAYADEDHRALREILRSWRRHFPEQAEQSDLRAELARLKKQIAVEIEAIREIHEQIEQLRGSYVHRFKLRVDESAAAGSDLFADLVAAAEINIARAERRLAALQGGQGSGRTQGAARHSRVVSFPGDEQCGDLYQRDLHSVGFNAWKKAGPAIGAVRVALDQALRLDVKEGASRKLKQLQGVRPEDLQALYLYDVCDADLDSIVHLSGLEELYLCGSGLTDAALLSISTLANLKRIYLYQTRISDRGLVYLQGMQGLQGLTSSGNSITDEGLAVFQQAIPGVKTVSFKWRR; this is translated from the coding sequence ATGACTGCCCACTATCAACAGAGGTCTTCCGGGGAAACAGAGCTCGAGCAGAAACGGGCCGAGCTTGCCTCCCTGCGCGCCCGCCACGCCGAGGCTGCCGCCGTATTGAACCAGTTGCGCGAGGAGATCGCGGGTTTCGAGAGGAATTACCAGCAGACGCTGGGGCGGCGCATGGCCGAGCTGGAACGGCTGGAGCACGAGATAGCGCGGTTGACCGGCGCTTACGTTCCGGACGGCGATGACGGCGCCGAGGACGAACCGGCCGGCCGCAGTCACAAGGAAGACCGCAGCGATGGTCAGACCTACCGAAGCGGCACGACCTTCCGGGGGGAAGGCCAGGCGCGCGGTCGGGTCTGGAAGTCGGATCCCCAGGACATAAAGGCGCTCTACCGTGAGGTCGCCAAGGCCATCCACCCCGACCTGGCCGGGGAGGGCGCCGGCTCGCTGCGGCACGAGCTGATGCTGAAGGCCAACAAGGCCTATGCCGACGAGGACCACCGGGCCCTGCGCGAGATCCTCAGGAGCTGGCGGCGCCATTTCCCCGAACAGGCCGAGCAAAGCGACCTGAGGGCCGAGCTGGCGCGGCTTAAGAAGCAGATAGCCGTCGAGATCGAGGCGATCCGGGAGATCCACGAGCAGATCGAGCAGTTGCGCGGCAGTTACGTGCACCGTTTCAAGCTGCGCGTCGATGAGAGCGCCGCCGCAGGGAGCGATCTCTTCGCCGACCTGGTGGCGGCCGCCGAGATAAACATCGCGCGTGCCGAGCGACGCCTGGCTGCGCTGCAAGGGGGGCAGGGCAGTGGACGGACGCAGGGGGCGGCGAGGCACAGCCGCGTGGTGTCCTTTCCCGGCGACGAACAGTGCGGCGATCTCTACCAGCGCGATCTTCACTCGGTCGGTTTCAACGCCTGGAAGAAAGCGGGCCCCGCCATCGGCGCCGTTAGGGTCGCCCTGGACCAGGCGTTGCGCCTGGACGTGAAAGAGGGGGCGAGCCGGAAGCTCAAACAGCTGCAGGGGGTGCGTCCCGAGGACCTGCAGGCGCTCTATCTTTACGACGTCTGTGACGCCGACCTGGACAGCATCGTCCATCTCTCCGGGCTCGAGGAGCTCTACCTGTGCGGCTCGGGGCTTACCGACGCCGCGCTGCTCAGCATCTCGACCCTGGCGAACCTGAAGAGGATCTATCTGTACCAGACCCGTATCTCCGACCGCGGCCTGGTCTACCTGCAGGGGATGCAGGGGCTGCAGGGGCTGACCAGCAGCGGCAACAGCATCACCGACGAGGGGCTGGCCGTCTTCCAGCAGGCGATACCGGGGGTGAAGACGGTGAGCTTCAAGTGGAGAAGGTGA
- a CDS encoding YaiI/YqxD family protein, whose protein sequence is MKIWVDADACPRVIKEIVFRASQRLKVPVCLVANSDLSRAHTALVSSVRVAAGFDVADDYIAEHAQASDLVITADIPLAARVVERGGVALDPRGELYTEENVGERLSMRNLMQDLRNDGLLLGGPAQFGLADRQRFASALDRLLTRMVRGERP, encoded by the coding sequence ATGAAGATCTGGGTAGATGCCGACGCCTGTCCACGGGTGATCAAGGAGATAGTGTTTCGCGCCTCGCAGCGTCTCAAGGTGCCGGTCTGCCTGGTCGCCAACAGCGACCTGTCGCGGGCGCACACGGCGCTGGTCAGCTCCGTGCGCGTGGCCGCAGGCTTCGACGTGGCCGACGACTACATCGCCGAGCATGCACAGGCGAGCGACCTGGTCATCACCGCCGACATCCCGCTGGCTGCCAGGGTGGTGGAGCGGGGCGGCGTCGCGCTGGACCCGCGCGGTGAGCTCTACACCGAGGAGAACGTGGGCGAGCGGCTCTCCATGCGCAACCTGATGCAGGATCTGCGCAACGACGGTCTGCTGCTGGGAGGCCCGGCGCAGTTCGGGCTTGCCGACCGTCAGCGTTTCGCCTCCGCTCTGGACCGGCTGCTGACCCGCATGGTGCGTGGCGAGCGCCCCTGA
- a CDS encoding cold-shock protein, protein MVNGTVKWFNDSKGFGFLEQENGEDVFVHFSAINSDGFKSLTEGDSVTFEIVKGPKGLQAANVSRV, encoded by the coding sequence ATGGTAAACGGTACTGTAAAGTGGTTTAACGACAGCAAGGGGTTTGGCTTTCTTGAGCAGGAGAACGGCGAGGATGTCTTCGTTCACTTCTCCGCTATCAACAGCGACGGCTTCAAATCCCTCACCGAGGGTGACAGCGTGACCTTCGAAATCGTCAAGGGACCGAAAGGCCTCCAGGCAGCTAACGTCAGCAGGGTTTAA